The region GTAAGTACCAATGAATGGTAGAGCCGTAGAGGCAGAGGCCCCCCACCATTAACAATACCAACCCACCACCCCATTAATGGTAAACATTAAAGAGTTCCCATCATTTCTATCTTCTACGCGTCCAATCCGGATCCTAATATAGACAAAATGGGTTTTCATATTGAATTCGGATTGAGTATTACTTCCATCACCTGCTGCTACTAAAAGTGAGGCTAGAAGATTAGACATGAATTTTCACATTGAAGAGTGTACCTAactccccccctctctctctctctctgatcatCCCCTCATGCTTTTTGttgcacacagagagagagagagagagagaggcctgAGTCTGACTGACTAAGATTGCGTACTCAAGTATGATGCAAAAGCTTAAAACCTGCCAAGATTTCACATCATATACCAGCACCTCGGGGATTTCAAATGATGAAAGCCTCTTATAACACGCGTCTGATAACAGGAACCAGCACCCCATTGATGATAACAGGAACCAGCACCCCATTGATGACAAGTTTTAAAAGATTCCAATTATTTGCCTCCAATCTAATCCTAGATTAGACAAAAATGGGTTTTCGAGTTGAATTTTCGTTGCTATTTTAGGTACTACTTTAGCTGCTGCGCGCTGGAAGTGATCGAGGACGGTGAAGACCCCATGAATTTTCTCAAAACTCTCTCGGATTCCCTGGTTTGTTTTGTCGCAGATCGACCATGTGAACAGTGGTAGTAAATAAATATCCCATATATCGTATCTCAAGACTGAGTACAGTGTATCCCACCGTATCTGAACATTAATCATTAACCTGCTTGTCACATCTCATTACTAACTTTTCTAACTCATCACTTAACCAAATTTACATCTCTACAGTCTTCGATCTGTAAGGAAGATCGATAAACTACGTACAGGAGTATCAGTAACgactatagagagagagagagagagagagagatgcaagGTGCAACATAGTTTGAGAATCCAACTGCATAATGCCTACCTGTTTAATATGTGGTTAagctacttataaaaaaaaaaaaatatgtggttAAGCTTTTTTAATACCTATTAATTTCTCAATCATTAATATATTCTATTACAAGAAATGATATTAATGATTTATCTAAACCTAAACTAATAGACAAAATCTTATAAAgttgaaattaaataacacaatctTATTTATCTAAAGCCTATCTCTTGCTTAATTAACAATCctattcctatatatatatatatatcttaccaCAAATTAAGGTTACCGTGTGGACCAAGTTATACTGTTAATggtattaaatatttataataacCTTAAACTTGCTTGGATAATGGATGATGCAATGTTTGGtaagctttttaaaaaatatttttctcttctcaatcgtaaaaacacacttttcataaaataattttcaaatcaaaCACTTTTCCAAATAACTAAAAAGATGCTTTGGAAGAAGCGATCTATTATCGAGCCATCTTATTGGGAATAACGAAAGCATCTCTAAATACTCAAAGTTTCGTATCAGAAGCAAGTTTTCAAGAAACTGCTCAAGTTTTAGCAAAAGCCGCTCTCCGGGATCGTATCGATTGGTTGAAAGGTCTGAAAGAGAACGTTGTTCTAGAGGGGATGATACCCGTTGGTACTGGATTCAAAGGAATAATGAATAACTCTACCAAAGGCGATCCTATTATAGGAATAGCTTCCGGTACGCATGCTACAATTTTGACTGCCCAATAACgaagaattaaaaagaaatacgTGACAAGCTCTAATATACATGTTGGGGTGACAGCATAACCACCCATCTTCGTTGGAGATAGCCGTGTGACCACCATTTCTCCTCCTTTGAGGGTAGGTGTCTTCTCCTCAGCTCTCtagttttctttaatttatttatttatttcaaaataaacaTGTTTAATGTTTGTcactaaacactaaaaaatttataaaacaattttttttgtttgaatcccaaaataattcttttcaaatgtaaaccctacaaaaataaataaaaaaacagtttttaactctatcatattaaataaataaataatatcaattttacgaataaaatttaaaatttacatatttaatgATGTTAATCATGATACCATTATTAtcacatcttttaaaaaatttaaataaaataaaattatgtaatgcattaactttaaatcaaataaatacaCCTTggtttcaaataaaatggagaaACCCTTGTCCCATATGACAAAGCTTTTAACAATGGAGAAGCGCATGGGAAATCGAGAATTAAGAGAAATGAATGCCTTCGTGAATGTCCTGACTTGGAGCGCAagtctctctgtgtctctctttctcgctttaatgaaaaaaattaattccaGCATGAATGGCTCGTTGGATCAAAGGGAAAGAGAGTTTTGACAATTAggcaaagagaagaaaagtataCAGAGGGAAAGAGAGTTTTGTTTTGGCATTAATAAGCAATCCGCCAGAAACCCAGGACAATAAATAGGCGgaaacaagaaacaagaaacaaggaaaataaataaagaaagaaaaaaacgcGTGACAttaattttaacattaaaaaattaatctgCTTAATTTACTTCTAAACTCTATATTTAATTAGGCAGCTCATGACCTCAAAGAGAAATGTAGCAGCAGCAgccaatatctctctcacttaGTCACTTGTTGCTGTCGGTTTATATatgaccaaaaagaaaatatatatttatatatatcctAACACAAAATTACAAGATATTAATCAGTAACATATAAGCATATATTATTAAAGTTGATTAGCGTAAAAGGCAAGAATATATAGGACAAATTCACTGCTACGAGACTGTAATTATCGAATAATTTATAGCTAGTATATACTATTTTTACCGATTTATTTTAACTCAAAAGCTTCTCCTTTTCTTGTAAACAATAtgatttgaactttttttaaaatagttttcagaaagaaataaaaaaaatgtgttgtcTAAGAtaatttatcttattttaatcCCATGCGTCACGCAAGTGTCAAAATCGCCCTTTTTTGTAAGTTGGCAACTGGCAAGCATATCAGTAGCAAGACTATTTCTCACATTAGAAAAGCAATTGAAGTTGAGATCTTTGTAGTTTCCTCTTATCCTCGGTACTAACACGCCTTTGCTACTACATTTTCAAGATTTTTGATCTATATGAGAGGATGAACAGAATACTACTAGCTACTATGGTcccaaagacaaaaaaaaattgactcaaAATTCACAGAAAAGGACAAAAACCTCCATTGATTTAGCAGCAATTGATATCCCGTGTTTTAAAAAAGGGAGGGCTGGACAAAACTCAAGCACTGCACCACTTATACTTGTTCTAAAGGCTGCAAAATTGGGGATATGATGCCCATGATCTGCTAAACTTGGAGGAACATGGCGTGTTAGCACTTCGTTTCTTCACTCACCCACACCCAAATCTATGTTGGGGGAGACATTGACTTTCTTGTAGTCTTCAGAAAGCCACTTGGACTGCATGTAGCTGGCTTTTCTCCATGGAGGAATGTGGAGGCCCCTCTGTTTCAGAGATTGCCCTGCTGCTGAGCAGAGCAGAGAGATTATCTTCTTGAGCTTTTCTTCAGTGCCCACAAAGACCGAAGGGATTGTGTTGGTGAGCTCCTTGTAGGTTGCTGTAGGCCTTGCCAGTTCAAAGTGAGACCGAAAATCAATGTCTACTATAAGCCTTGTTGGTTTCTGATCATCATTACTGTCTCTCACCATGACATCGATATATTCATAATCACCTGAGAATTGCAAATCTTCAACAAAGAAACCCACTAAATATCAGAAATTGGGtcttcagagagagagagagagagagagagaagagaagagagaaagacgATACCTTTGGTGCGACTAAAAGTGCAAACGGAAGAAGTTTTACAGAGAGAAGCTTCATAACCATCCATTTTCAGTCTTCTCACTAACCATTTCTTCACGCTAGAAGGTTCCCCTGCAATTCCCATTTCCCTCACATGCATCAAGAGTTTCTCAAGAACCCCAGCCTCAGTCTCCGAggcgcttcgaaggatctcctGAGCAAAACGCAAAAGATAAGGAGAATCAGACCAAGAgagcaaataaaataagaaaactgGAAAATACATGAATTAATTCTTTTGAGAGAGAAGGATTTGAAGTTGTAGGCGATCGACACACACACACCTGTAAGGCGAGATACGGAAGCTGATCATTGTGAGAAAGAGCTTTTGAAGATGGAGCTGAGATGGGAGAGGCGGACTCTGATTCAATGAAGTCTCTGACCATTTGAAGCAGTTCTTCTTCTGTTATGCTATCCATATTCCTTCTGTTTCTTCAGAGGAGGTAAGAGTTTGCACAGCAGgctttttgtttctgtttatgtaattatatatatatatatatatatatgctctttttttttttttctttttttttttgacatgtatatataaatgCTGTTGAGTGTTGAATCACCGTATGAGAACAGCTTGACGTGGCGATGTTAAAACGtcattaaaataacaaaaacttgGCCATCAGAAAAGACTATGTATTAATTGTCTTTTAGCTTGAGAGAATTGTTcaaaactttgatttttttttttctttctttctaaatgATGTGGATGATCAAGTGACTCTGCCGGATAAATTTCAGATACACAATTTTGTTTGTAAGAACAATGAATGATCGAGTAAAATTCAATTAATCGATCGATGTTGCAGTATTAACCAAACGAGTAAACTGTTTGAAGTGATAAAAGAATGGAGGAAGATGAGAACATAATGTATTATCATTATGGCACCAATTTCCCATGCAAGAGTTGATTTCAGAGGCTTTCCTGCATGATTCATGGAGTAATACCTGAGAAAATATTGTTTCAGAGTCCAAATCTCATCGTAATTATCTTTTTGCTGTTCATGTGtggttatttatttgaatagttgTCTTGATACATGCGAATAAGGAGACTGTGTATCTTGAAATAAGTTGTGCTTGCGAAGCTCCCAGCACCTTGCGAGTTAATTAACCAAttattatctataaaaaaataaaaaaataaccaatTATTGAGTGGGTAAAATATTATACTATTGCTATCCTTACCAATTACTCCTTTCGATTTCTGTTGATAAACTCTACCCCCATCGTAAACTTTGGATGTGACAAATATATAATAGATACAGTTAATAACTAataaagagaatatttttaattaaataacacCTTCATCAATAATAATTTGAATGGTTGTCCGTTTGGGTGTTAAATTCAAATATTATTCGAATTCACCGCACGAATTAAGAAGTTTAATtatgtgagataaaatttaaaaaaatataatttattttttaaaaaagtaaaatattattcaaaataatattcaaaacaaacacacgATCAAGACTCATTGCTTGAAAGTGCAACATCGGACGAcgaattaatattatatttctaAAAGAGGTGCTATATATACCAATTTtaacccccccctccccccccaccacaaaaaaaagaataaatgatTAAGCAAAAGTTTTCACATcacttttttaacaaattctttATTGATAAAATCAATCAACCAGGGGTAATTGCTTCCTATCGGCTCTCGAGTTAGGACATGAGCAGTTGAATTCGCATCTCTCTCAGCATGTTCAATACTCTACGATCTCAGCCAGTGCAAACCTTATTTGATTCCATCTATTATATGACCCATTTTTCAAAACCTAAAATTTAACACTTCTCAAAACTTTACTAAAAAATAGCGAGGTATTGAATATAATGTTATATAACTGAAATTTAAACTACGAACTTATTATAATGTTTGATAACTATGCATGTCACAATAATGATAACatcaatattttaaaagattttctTAGCAATATATTTTAACTGTAATATGAGGTTTACATAATAGCTTTAAAGGGGAAGATACTAAAATGAGCTCTCAATTATTTGTGTTGATGATATTAGTAGTGAGATGGTTATAATAAAGGTGgagaaacaaaattataattatgagTAGTATTAACTATCAAACATGAGCTACTTCATGTTTAGGCGGTTGTATTTCTTTGGTCAATTGAAGGATTAAATTGTTattatcaaagaaaataatttaaaaaatattaaatggaATTAAAATGATTCAATTTGAACATCTTCATTCCCAAGATCATTAATTTGGCCTAACTTGGGCTTTTTAGCTTTTTTCCCTCCTTGGTCCGCACTCCGCAATTTCCCATTTGATAAGGACACTATCGTCCGCTAATTCCACAAATGACGTTGAACACATATTATAATCATATTGTAATAAATGATTATTATCTGTTATCCGCATATGAGATAATAAGTGTTTTAGgtattgaaattataatttttgtttctaataaatacaaaaatgcatTATCTATAGttgaacattattattattatattatcctTGCAGATCATTTTGTCatacttacaattttttttttttttttgaacgacttacaaatattgttttaagttcAAATCACACCCACAACACCATATCAGTGTTGGGATGGAAGCACGGTCCACTTAAGGACATTAAAGAAGGTGAGAATCCATGACTATGATTGCCACGCTGAGTATACCTCGGTTAATCAGTTGGTTGACATGTTTGAGACCACAAATATTATCATGGTCACAAAAACCGCATAACCTAGTACACGGAGCATAATGATGTACATTGGCCATATTAAGAGAAAGTTtaagtataattaattatatatatatatatatatatatatatatatatatatatatatgtatgttgaaaagaagtaaatatGCTTTTTGATGTGATTTCACTGAAATATAAATTTAACCCAATTACCATTTTCATgggtgataatttttttttattgagccTTTCCGCTTACTCCTTTTTTGCTCTTGTTTTTCAGGTTATGATGATAAAGTCCTGGACCGCTGTGAGGAGAACCATAGGAGATCACTAGAGTTCATCatgaaacttttatttttaaataattacagTTGGACAGTAAAAACTTCAATTATTATGgatctttaaaaagtgtcatgTATAAGGTTTAGAACTATTTTCGACTAAGCGTTTTTGcattaaattaaatgaaattttttagtAGACGTTATTTCTTATTATGCATTGATTTATTCATTTAGTTAATTTGCTCTATTAAACCTTATAATACTTTGAGCTCGATCATCAAGAGACTAAGACGATAAATCTAGCCATAATGGGCCTGAGCATTACATTTGTGTCTTCTTTTTgattcacccttttttttttttttttttttgacatgtccatacaagagggggagggaggagggaggaTGTGATTCAGCCTTTTAAACTTagaatatgttttcatttttctcgaGTTTTGTGGCAACTTTCACCATGACCCTTAAATCttgaaaatctctctcatctttCCATCCATGATTGGTTGAACAAGATTATATATGAAAGATAATATCATgcgaaataataaataaatagacataacaaaaataaaaaataaaataaaaattgacttATGTCTACAAGATAAAACCTTAATTactacattttgctcttatttattTGAGtgatgtttacaatataacaaATTCCTATTTATATAAGAATTAGATAATACAAATAAACTTCTATTATAATTAGGTAATTGTGACTAAGTGATAGACTTTAACTGTAACTATGCCATAGTATTCAACTGTGACTATgtgatagtcttcaactgtgCATGGGTAGGTGATATCTTCAGTTGTAATTTAGATTCTTGATCTTCTGATATACTCTAACAACGTCttaatcataatgaatcaaattaactattttcttctttttgcagGAATTAATTGCATTGGATGGTAAACTAGTCAAAGTGATGCATGAACATCTTCAACCAAACGTGATCTACCcaacaaaaaattaactattaagGTCCACAAAGAGCACTAAAAATCTTTGTCCTAATCGACAAAGCTTAAGGTAGAGCAATCTTAAAGGGGGATCCCGGCCCCTTTCCTTGAATGTGCCAGAATGGACGATGAATTAATACGTATTAATTCCTAATATTAACAGGTGCTAATAACAATTACAACCCAcgtacaaataataataataataataattgatttgGCAAGCATTTACAAAAGGTTGCGTGTACGGTATCCCATGCTAGCTTTTGAAAAGTAAGCAGAATATATAGAAGAGTAGTAATAAATTGCTTTTATTTGTAAACGACATGGCAAATTAATAGAAGTTAAGCAAAATTGGTGTAGATAATAAACTTCATTTTCCATTACTTCTTGCCGTTGAAAGCTCAGTTTGGTAGCCAATGAATTGATGGTTGAATTAAATTTGTGCAGCCAATTATGACTAGAGATGATCTAGCCGTGCAAGTATGTACGCTTTTCCAGCGACTTtcgatatttatatatatatattttgatgtaTTCCCAATCCATTTAGGACTTTACCCATTCAATCCATGTATACACTAAGATTGGAGCTAGCATTATTCTAAAAGATTTTCTCaaaacaatacattttaatCGGAAAATGAAGTTTACTCCATCGTTTTAAAAGCAAAACAAGCTAAAATTAGCATAAGAAAAtctcaatatatattatttgtgtTTATGACTAGGAATAATAGTATTAATGATTGTAGTGATTagaataacaatagttatagcGATAATGGTGATACGGGTGGGGCAAGGattctcttcatttcatttgaaacgaataatattattaattttatggtcatgatttaaagtttgtgtatcTAATTATGTATATGACGCATGGTCATACGCACCAACTTTAAATTATAACCATGAAATaacatttgaaattaaaaagatcATATTTCTAATAGTGGTGATGGTGAcaataatgataaataattaaaatttagcaTCTATTAAAACATGATCTACTTCACTTTAATTTAAGCGGTTTATTTGTTTGAAATTAAAACGATTCAATATGAAAAATCTTTATTCCCAAGGTCATTATTTTGGGCCTAGCTTCGGCTGTTGCCATTTCCTCCCTAGCCCACATTGGCTAGTAGATCTTTACTTGTCGTTTGGACTGGCtggtaaattttgaatttaacaAGGAGTCAAGGACACCCTCACCCCCTATTGGCATATGACATATTATTTTTGCAcatcacttttatattttttgtacatcaattttttaaatcaactattgaatttgtaagaTTCACAATAATtcacatgtgggtcctacacCTTTATATCGACTATTAAACAATATAAACCTGTATAAAACTAGGCTTATTCGTTTAAAACTCAACTCCCTCATTTATATGATACTAAATCTTAGAATTTATGTGATATACTGATAGGGCATAAtgtatcttcattatataatgtaaattatataataaactTATGATTCATCATTTATATcaacaagacaataacacttattttgtatgactagtgattaagtatgatctaatcatgtaaattatataatatgatcAAACAGttcatatgaatatgatataaagattcatattatatatatatatatatatatatatatatatatatatatatatatatatatatataatgttataaCTATAAATTACAGTCATATAATGTcataaaattcataaattttaactcataagtatacaattcatagtAATGTAAACTATAAATATTAAGAACTAGTAGTAATTAGATCACTTTACTACAAAagattgatatttattttttcgagTTGAGTTGAgcttaattgttaatttttgaaatttgtcatttgagctcgagctcgtaaCAAAGAaaagctcgagctcgtgatAAATTTGAATGATCTAAGCTTGGTGACCTTGGACATGCACTACTCGCCcgagctcaactcgtttacaTCCTTAATTTCAAATCCTATCGAGACAGAAGTTAAAAGCTGTTTAAATCAACCATAACCTGCATATTTGACGAtagagaaaatggagaaaataaatgataagCGAAGCTTTGAATagcaatggtttttttttaattttttaattgataaaggGTAAAGGTTACAAGAGAAGGTCATTTTTACTCTTGATACGAATGGAAGAAAGAATGAGATACGAGCTAGAAATGCTTATAAACGTAAGATGAGAGGTGACCCATTATTTTTAACTAAGCTATGTATTAAAAAATTAGCACAATAAGATTCTTTTAAAGCTAGCTTTCCAACTATAGAAATAGCGAAAATGATGCGTGGGGGACGGAAAAACGTTTTTCCGTCCCCCACacgttattttttaataaaaaaataatctttgATGTAACatcaaaaattacatttttattaaaaaatgacgGTTAGGAGACGAAAAAACGTCCCATGTGAACTACTGCTCATAGAAATAGAGCCAAATGAAAACTAATATAAGAAATAAGGCTGAAAAAATTTCAGTCAACGCGAATTTGAATAGCAAGTATCACACTAAGGCATCCCTTCAAGGACAAGAGAATATTATATAGACTCCATCATCAGCAGCAGATTCTATGGCCAGGAATTTTTATGGATAGAGTTATTATGGTCTCCTGTTATATATCCATTGCTATATAGCTGCTATTCAAAAACCATACAAACTGAAAGAGAAAAAGACCTAAAACTAAAAACTGAGGTCTTcccaaacaaaataaactcaaaaGTCCAAATTCACTTGAAAGGGTAAAAAAGCCTCCATATTCAGATCAGTGATCACAGTGTGTTAATTATAAGTAGTTGGTTAATTCTTCATTGACTCAGTCAACCCACGACACCCAAATCCATGTTGGGTGAGGCGGAGACTTTCTTGCAGTCTTTGGAAAGCCATTTGGCCTTCATGTAGGTGGCTTTTCTCCAGGGAGGAACGTGGAGGCGACTCTCTCTCAGCGATCGCTTTGCAGCTGAGCAAAGCAGAGAGATTATCTTGTTGAGTCTTTCTTCACTCCCAACAAACACTGAAGGGATAGCGTTGGTGAGCTCCTTGTAGGCCGCTGTAGCCCTTGCCACCTCAAACTGTGACCTAAAGTCCATATCTACAATCAGCCTCGTTGCTCTCCCACTACTTTTATCTCTCACCATCACATCAATATATTCATAATGATGAATGACCTGTGAATTCCAAAACTGAAACAAACAACCCCATAAGAAATTAAcacacagagacagagagagagagagagagagagagagagacctttgGAGGACATTTGGAGAGACCAAAAGTGGAAACCCACGAAGTTTTGCAGAGAGAAGCTTCATAACCATCCATTTTCAGTGTTGTCACTAACCATTTATTCAGATTAGTAGGTTCCCATGCCATTTCGACATCTCTCAATATTTTCTCACAGACCTTAACCTCATCCTCTGTGGCCCTTCCAAGTATCTCCTAAAAAATTTTCATGAGACGcacaaaacatataattaaaaaatatgacaaatTTAAGGACAAAGACAAAGGAAGTTatagaagatatatatatatatatacctgcagtAAGGTGAGATATGGGGGGTGATCCATGGGAGACAGAGGTTTTGAAGATGGAGCTGAGATGGGAGAGGCTGGCGGCCTTAATTCAGTGAAATCTATGATCCTCTGATGAAACAATTGTTCTTCTGTTATGCTACCCATAATCCTTGTGTTTCTTCCAAATGAAGGAAAGATCCAGAGTTGTCAACAAGCTTATAATTATCATACCGTAGAGTATAGAATCAAATGTATGAGAACAGCTTGACGGGGCAATGCATCAGGAAAACGAtgtattattcttttttattttttagtagagAGAAATGTTCAAACTTCAAACGATGTTATCcatcctctctttctctccaaattacTTAGAAAAAGGCCCTtgagaaaaagacaaaattttcaGCAAGTAAAAAAtgactttttaaaaatgatttttgagaGTATTTTTGTGCATGAAAACATGCATGAACAATCCTGTGTTCCTTTCCTCCGAAAGAATATATGCACCGAAACCAACAATATTAGCTTAATGATAAGGTTATGAAGATGCTTAATTACTTTTAAACCTGTTGGTGACATCATGATGAAAGATATCCTCTCAATAGAGATGAGTAAGCACAAGGCAAAATATTACATTTGTCAAACAGAAAATGCCATATTTTATTAGAGAATTGGCATGAAAAGAGAATGTCATCCAATCTAAACTACCCCTTAAATTGAGAATATTTTTCTATCAAATTCACGAGCAATTACCAAGTGATCTTAAAAGACCAGAAATTCCGGCCTATCTCTCACTGACCATTTATTAGATTAATCCAAATCCGAGTCAAATGTACGTGTTTCATCATGGCAACCTTATTCCACGCTCTAAACCTAATTTTTTATCCCAATACTTCTCTCTTTCAATTCCTTAGTTGATACGAAGTTTCCCAGGCCACCCGTTGCTTACATCATcacctttttttaataaaaggaaaatgtgTTTTTGAGGTCCATGGAGTATATTtgactttttatcaaattacttTAAATTTTACAGATTTACTTCTTAATGTTTCAATGGTTAATTGGTTATCAAATAGATAATTTCGTTATATTTTTAATACTGCTGTCACATCATACCAATTAAAAGGTTCACATGTcccattaattaaaaaatatataattatagatacaaaaatataaaaataaaattcaaaaagaatgaaaaaaataccAGAAGTAGGATGAGTCGCACAACCAACCCAACAGTGAGAAATGAGAATGACCCGCGCAGCTACCGCAATCACTTTAGAGGTGGACGTGGCCTGAGCAGCTACCCCAACACTTGGGGTAGCAGCACCGGCAAGCGGCCATTCCACatctattattttatatttatagttataattataattttttctttttatattctttttattaaagGAGAGACAAATTAACTTTTGATTAGATATGATGAGTCAATATTATTAGAAATTTAACTAAAGATAAATAAAATGGCCTATTTGATATTAATTAAAACCTCAAATATTGGTTCGATAAAAAAGTCATACCCCAAAAAGGTCTAGggcatttttttcctttttttaaaaaaaaaaaaaaaaaaaaatcttaaaacttACTCAATATATATCTATAGCACATTTACCTACTTTGATTTCCTCCCTGGCCCGCATTGGCTAGTAGATAT is a window of Alnus glutinosa chromosome 4, dhAlnGlut1.1, whole genome shotgun sequence DNA encoding:
- the LOC133866796 gene encoding uncharacterized protein LOC133866796 isoform X2 → MGSITEEQLFHQRIIDFTELRPPASPISAPSSKPLSPMDHPPYLTLLQEILGRATEDEVKVCEKILRDVEMAWEPTNLNKWLVTTLKMDGYEASLCKTSWVSTFGLSKCPPKVIHHYEYIDVMVRDKSSGRATRLIVDMDFRSQFEVARATAAYKELTNAIPSVFVGSEERLNKIISLLCSAAKRSLRESRLHVPPWRKATYMKAKWLSKDCKKVSASPNMDLGVVG
- the LOC133867086 gene encoding uncharacterized protein LOC133867086 isoform X1 codes for the protein MDSITEEELLQMVRDFIESESASPISAPSSKALSHNDQLPYLALQEILRSASETEAGVLEKLLMHVREMGIAGEPSSVKKWLVRRLKMDGYEASLCKTSSVCTFSRTKDLQFSGDYEYIDVMVRDSNDDQKPTRLIVDIDFRSHFELARPTATYKELTNTIPSVFVGTEEKLKKIISLLCSAAGQSLKQRGLHIPPWRKASYMQSKWLSEDYKKVNVSPNIDLGVGE
- the LOC133866796 gene encoding uncharacterized protein LOC133866796 isoform X1, translating into MGSITEEQLFHQRIIDFTELRPPASPISAPSSKPLSPMDHPPYLTLLQEILGRATEDEVKVCEKILRDVEMAWEPTNLNKWLVTTLKMDGYEASLCKTSWVSTFGLSKCPPKFWNSQVIHHYEYIDVMVRDKSSGRATRLIVDMDFRSQFEVARATAAYKELTNAIPSVFVGSEERLNKIISLLCSAAKRSLRESRLHVPPWRKATYMKAKWLSKDCKKVSASPNMDLGVVG
- the LOC133867086 gene encoding uncharacterized protein LOC133867086 isoform X2; amino-acid sequence: MDSITEEELLQMVRDFIESESASPISAPSSKALSHNDQLPYLALQEILRSASETEAGVLEKLLMHVREMGIAGEPSSVKKWLVRRLKMDGYEASLCKTSSVCTFSRTKGDYEYIDVMVRDSNDDQKPTRLIVDIDFRSHFELARPTATYKELTNTIPSVFVGTEEKLKKIISLLCSAAGQSLKQRGLHIPPWRKASYMQSKWLSEDYKKVNVSPNIDLGVGE